In the Rubrivivax gelatinosus IL144 genome, CGCACAGCGCGAAGGCCGCGAGGCGGGCCAGCGCCCGGCGCCGGTGGAGTCGGAGGCGTTCAAACATGTCGCAAGGCATCCACGATGTTCATGCGCGCGGCGCGCGCGGCGGGCAGCAGCGCCGACAGCGCGGCCACGACGACGAGGCCGACGGCGCCGATGGCGAGCATCGTGTTCTCGCCGGCCAGGCGTACGGCCAGCGGAACTTCCTCGATGCGGCCCGGCGGCACCCAGGTCAGCTCCAGGTGATTGATGAGCGAGGCCGCCGCCAGCGAGACGGCAATGCCCAGCGCCGCGCCGATGCAGCCGAGGATCAGGCCTTCGCAGACGAAGATCGCGCGGATGCCGCCGCGGCGCAGGCCGATGGCACGCAGCGTGCCGATCTCGGCGGTGCGCTCGACGACCGCCATGCTCATCGTGTTGCTCACCGTGAACAGCACGATCGAGCCCATCAGCACGGCGATGAAGCCGAAGATCGCCGCGAACATCGCCAGCGTCTGGCCGTAGAACGGGTTGAGCTCCTCGTAGTCGAGCACGGCGAGCGGCTCGTCCTTCAGCGTCGTGCGCAGCAGTTCCTCGACGCGCGCGCGCGCCGCCGGCAGCTGCGACGTGTGCTGCAGCTGCAGCGCGATCGCCGTGACCTGCGGCGGCGAGGCGCCGAAGACCAGCTTCTGCGCCTGCGACAGGTGCAGCGCGACGTAGACGTCGTCGTACTCCTTGACGCCCTGGAACTCGGCCGCGAGCACGCCGATGTCGGCCACGTTGGGCGCGCCGCGGGGGCTGGCCGCCAGCAGCTCGATGCGCGCACGGCCGCCGGCCGGAGGCGTCGCCACCGGCCGCGCCGTGCTGTCCGACAGCGCCACGATGTCGTCGGGCAGCGCCGCACCCGAGGCCTCCGGCACCGCCGGCGGCGGCGCGTCCGAGTTCTCGCAGTCCTTGACCTTCAGCGGCCCGCACAGCTTGAGCACCCGCGCCAGGCCGGTGCCGATGATCGCGGTGTCGCTGGGCGTGCCCGACAGCGAGAGGTTGCGCGATGACAGGTTGCGCTGGCCGTAGTCGTTCCACTCGCGCATCCGGTTCTGGTCGTCGACGACGATGCCGGTGACGTAGGCCGTGCGCGAGACGCCGGCGGCGAAGTTGCCGGCGATCGCGCCGAACTGCAGCGACGGCGTCACGACGACGAGCATCGGCCCGAGTTCCGGGTCGTCCTTCAGCGTCTGCATGATGCGTTCGTAACGCGCCACGCCGTAGGCCGCCGGGTTGCCGGTGCCCAGGCGGAAGTAGTCGCGGTGCTGAATCTGCAGATGCCCGCTGCCGACGACGAAGTTGGTCTGCAGGCTGTAGGTGATGTCGCGGATGTAGCCGCCGAACAGCAGCACCGCGGTCAGGCCGAGCACCATCGCGAACAGCGTCATCAGCGAGCGCCGGCGGTTGCGCAGCAGGTTGCGCCAGGCCAGGGACAGCGTGCTGTTCATGCCGGCGTGCGCGGCAGCATCTGCCGCCGTTCGATCGAGGTGATGCGGCCGTCGTGGATGTAGACGACGTCGTCGGCGGCCTCGATGACCTTCGGGTCGTGCGAGGAGAAGATGAAGGACACGTGTTCGCGCTGCTGCAGCTCGCGCATCAGCGCGATGATGTCCGCGCCGGTCTTGCTGTCGAGGTTGGCCGTCGGCTCGTCGGCCAGCACGATGCCGGGGCGGCGTGCCAGCGCACGGGCGATCGCGACGCGCTGGCGCTGGCCACCCGAGAGCTGCCCCGGACGCTTGTGCACGTGGGCCTCCAGGCCGACCGAGGCCAGCAGCGCCAGCGCACGCTCGCGGCGCTCGCGCGGTGCCACGCCTTCGAGCGTCAGCGGGTACTCGACGTTCTCGAAGGCCGTCAGCACCGGCAGCAGGTTGAAGTTCTGGAAGATGAAACCGAGTTCGCGCCCGCGGAAGTCGGACAGCTCGTCATCGCTGAAGGTGTGCACGCCGCGGCCGGTCACCATGATGCGGCCGCTGCTCGGGCGGTCGATGCAGCCGACCAGGTTCAGCAGCGTCGTCTTGCCGCTGCCCGAGGGGCCGGAGATCACCGTGAAGCGGTCGCGCAGGATGACGAGGTTGATGTCGACCAGCGCCGGCACCTCGACGGCGTCGAGTCGGTAGATCTTGGAGACGTCGCTGAGCACGATCGGGTGCACCAGCGATCGGTTGCGGTTGGGGCGCTTGTCTTCCTGGGGCTTCATCGCGACGTCGTCGGCTCGCGGTCGGAAGTGCCGGGGCGGCAAGTCGGCCGCCTTCGGAGCATCCCGGGATCGTAATGGAACGCCGTCGGCCGGAGCCCTCGCGTCAACGGGCGAATCCCGGTGCATTCCCGGCCGTCGGCGGCTGCGGCGGGCGCCCGCTTCGCCCGACAATCGATCGCATGCACGAAGGAAGGCGATCGCCGACGCGCAAGCCGCGGATCCTGTTCATCGCCGAGGCCGCGACTCTTGCGCACGTGGTCCGCTCGGTGGTGCTCGCCACGACGCTCGACGCCGGCCGCTACGAGGTCGGCTTCGCGACCGCGCGCGACTTCCGCGCCCACGCCGAGGCCGCCGGCCTGGCGGTGCGCGAGCTCTACAGCATCGGCACGCGCGCCTACCTCGACGCCGTGAGTGCCGGGCGCCCGGTGTACCCGTACGCGACGCTGGAGCGCTACGTCGAGGACGACCTGCGTGTCATCGCCGAGTTCGAACCCGACCTGATCGTCGGCGACTTCCGGCTGTCGCTGGCGGTCAGCGCGCGGCTGGCGAAGACACCTTACCTGGCGATCTCGAATGCGTACTGGAGTCCGCTGGCCGACGCCCCGTACGAAGCGCCGGTGCATGCGGCGACGCGCATGTTCGGGCCCCGCATCGTCGGCACAGCCTTCGACGCCCTGCGGCCGCTGATCATCGCCCAGCACGCCTGGCCGATGCGGCGCCTGCGCCGGCGCCACGGCATGCCCTCGCTGGGCCTGGATCTGCGCGCCGTCTTCACCGAGGGCGACACGACGCTTTTCGCCGATGTGCCGGCCATGGTGCCCACCGCGGCGGCGGCGTCTGCGGCGCGCTACCGCTACATCGGTCCGGTAGTCTGGTCCCCGCCGGCGCCGCTGCCCGAGGGGCTGGACGGCGAGGACGGCCGGCCGCTGGTCTATGTCTCGTTGGGCAGTTCTGGGGACCCTGCGGCGCTCGGTCTGGTCGTCGACGCCGTCGTGGCCTGCGGCGCGCGCGCAGTGGTGGCGGCGCCCTCCGGCTGGACCCATCGCCACGGCGACGCCGTCGTCGCGCGCAGCGTGCTGCCCGGCAGCGAACTCGCGGCGCGCGCGAAGGTCGTTGTCTGCAACGGCGGCAGCCCCGGCTCGCACCAGGCGCTGGAGCAGGGCACGCCGGTGCTCGGCATCCCGGCCAACCTCGACCAACTGCTCAACATGCGCTACCTCGTGCGCAGCGGTGCCGGCCTGTCGGTGCGTGCCGACGAACTGTCGCCGGCGTCGCTGCAGGCGTCGCTGCGGCGCCTGCTGTCCGAGCCCGCGTTCGGCGACCGCGCGCGCGCGGTGCAGCGCGAGTTTGCGCATTACCCCGCGCGGGAGCTGTTTCCCGCCGTCGTCGACACGATGCTGGGCCCCGCATCCGGGGCCCGGACATGAAAAAGCCGGCCCGAAGGCCGGCTTGCATCGGCGGCTCTGTCTCCGATCAGGCTTGGTTGCGGCGACGGCGGCTGTAGCCCAGGCCTGCCAGCGCCAGGCCGACGAGGGCCAGCGACGCCGGTTCCGGAACGGCTTGGAAGGTCTGGTTGCCGTCGGCCTGGAAGATCAGCGGGTTGGTCGGGATGCCGCCGCCGTCGACCCAGGTGGTCGGAGGCGTCCAGTCGGTGGTGTTGCCACCGATCTGCAGCGTCGCGACGGCATTCGAGGTGTCCAGCGCCGGGTTGAAGTACGCGTCCTTCGTGCTGTCCACGTTCGTGAAGTCGACGTCGGCCGCGAAGTTGAACACGCCGGTGCCCGCGTTCGTGCCGGTGACGAAGAAGCCGCCGGCCAGGCCCGGGAGGATGTTGCCCGAGATGATCAGCGTGCCGTCGAGGAAGCCGGTGCCGGTGGTCAGGCTGGCGTTGACGTTCTGGTCGAAGTAGATCGCGAACGAGCCGCCGACCGCGGTGAACGTGGCGTTCAGGCAGGTCGAGGTGCCGACAGCGCCGGACCAGGCATTGCAGGTCTGCTTCTCGAGGATCGTCGCCTTGATCGTGAACTCGTAGTTCGAGCCCAGACCGCTGCCCGCCCAGCTCGGGCCGCCGGCGAGCTTGATCGCTTCGGCGGAAGCGAGGTAGGTGGTGGTCGACACGGTGGCGCCGTCGAACACCGGGGTCGTCGAGATGGCGGTGGCGTTGGACTGCCAGTCGAAACCGCCGAAGGGATCGACGGTGTAGGTGGTGCCGTTGTCGGTAAAGGTCAGGCTCGGCGCAGCCTGGCTGGGAGCGGCGACGGCCAGCATCCCCAGAGCGCTGAGTGCCGCCGCGAGAGTCTTGATGTGCTTCATAAGGCTTCCTTGGTGGTGGGCGACGAGAGCCGTCGGCG is a window encoding:
- a CDS encoding ABC transporter permease translates to MNSTLSLAWRNLLRNRRRSLMTLFAMVLGLTAVLLFGGYIRDITYSLQTNFVVGSGHLQIQHRDYFRLGTGNPAAYGVARYERIMQTLKDDPELGPMLVVVTPSLQFGAIAGNFAAGVSRTAYVTGIVVDDQNRMREWNDYGQRNLSSRNLSLSGTPSDTAIIGTGLARVLKLCGPLKVKDCENSDAPPPAVPEASGAALPDDIVALSDSTARPVATPPAGGRARIELLAASPRGAPNVADIGVLAAEFQGVKEYDDVYVALHLSQAQKLVFGASPPQVTAIALQLQHTSQLPAARARVEELLRTTLKDEPLAVLDYEELNPFYGQTLAMFAAIFGFIAVLMGSIVLFTVSNTMSMAVVERTAEIGTLRAIGLRRGGIRAIFVCEGLILGCIGAALGIAVSLAAASLINHLELTWVPPGRIEEVPLAVRLAGENTMLAIGAVGLVVVAALSALLPAARAARMNIVDALRHV
- a CDS encoding ABC transporter ATP-binding protein; the protein is MKPQEDKRPNRNRSLVHPIVLSDVSKIYRLDAVEVPALVDINLVILRDRFTVISGPSGSGKTTLLNLVGCIDRPSSGRIMVTGRGVHTFSDDELSDFRGRELGFIFQNFNLLPVLTAFENVEYPLTLEGVAPRERRERALALLASVGLEAHVHKRPGQLSGGQRQRVAIARALARRPGIVLADEPTANLDSKTGADIIALMRELQQREHVSFIFSSHDPKVIEAADDVVYIHDGRITSIERRQMLPRTPA
- a CDS encoding glycosyltransferase → MHEGRRSPTRKPRILFIAEAATLAHVVRSVVLATTLDAGRYEVGFATARDFRAHAEAAGLAVRELYSIGTRAYLDAVSAGRPVYPYATLERYVEDDLRVIAEFEPDLIVGDFRLSLAVSARLAKTPYLAISNAYWSPLADAPYEAPVHAATRMFGPRIVGTAFDALRPLIIAQHAWPMRRLRRRHGMPSLGLDLRAVFTEGDTTLFADVPAMVPTAAAASAARYRYIGPVVWSPPAPLPEGLDGEDGRPLVYVSLGSSGDPAALGLVVDAVVACGARAVVAAPSGWTHRHGDAVVARSVLPGSELAARAKVVVCNGGSPGSHQALEQGTPVLGIPANLDQLLNMRYLVRSGAGLSVRADELSPASLQASLRRLLSEPAFGDRARAVQREFAHYPARELFPAVVDTMLGPASGART
- the pepA gene encoding flocculation-associated PEP-CTERM protein PepA, which gives rise to MKHIKTLAAALSALGMLAVAAPSQAAPSLTFTDNGTTYTVDPFGGFDWQSNATAISTTPVFDGATVSTTTYLASAEAIKLAGGPSWAGSGLGSNYEFTIKATILEKQTCNAWSGAVGTSTCLNATFTAVGGSFAIYFDQNVNASLTTGTGFLDGTLIISGNILPGLAGGFFVTGTNAGTGVFNFAADVDFTNVDSTKDAYFNPALDTSNAVATLQIGGNTTDWTPPTTWVDGGGIPTNPLIFQADGNQTFQAVPEPASLALVGLALAGLGYSRRRRNQA